The following coding sequences are from one Shewanella eurypsychrophilus window:
- the mltF gene encoding membrane-bound lytic murein transglycosylase MltF, which translates to MKKLLFVLLTITVLAACQKVSVEQTQVNKAPIVKTTLTVGTLYGSQIFITSGQGEAGFDYEMALRFADFLELDLEMKPYPNIGELYQALDKGDIDLIAAGLADTQSRREKFRLGPPLYRVDQVLVYKQGTSIPKDVSQLEDKITVITDSSFVETLSQLQKMYPELLWSQEKDKDSEELMAMIARGEITYTIADSTTFDINRRFMPELRAGPILREKQAIVWLLPPNNSDRLMSNLLTFWHNEKRSGTLAHLNEKYFAHVKRFDYVDTRAFLRAIDNKLPKYKDKFQYYAGDIDWRKLAATAYQESHWNPNARSPTGVRGLMMLTLPTAKQVGIANRLDPEQSIKGGAKYLNDILVRLPDSIPENQRMWFALASYNIGYGHVEDARKLAQSMGLNPSAWRDLKEVLPLLQKRKYYKRTRYGYARGNEAVHYVDSIRRYYDTLVWVDNQNRLIEDANRQADETQMVELTNGESNELVGAQPQ; encoded by the coding sequence CTATTACTGTACTGGCCGCATGCCAGAAGGTCAGTGTGGAACAAACTCAGGTTAATAAAGCGCCTATAGTCAAAACCACCTTAACTGTTGGTACCCTTTATGGCTCGCAAATTTTCATCACTTCAGGTCAAGGCGAAGCCGGTTTTGATTATGAGATGGCATTACGTTTTGCCGATTTTCTCGAACTCGATTTAGAGATGAAGCCCTACCCGAATATCGGAGAGCTTTATCAGGCTCTGGATAAAGGCGATATCGATCTTATCGCCGCTGGGCTTGCCGATACTCAAAGCCGCAGAGAGAAATTCCGCTTAGGGCCACCGCTTTATCGAGTGGATCAAGTGTTAGTGTACAAACAAGGAACATCGATCCCAAAGGATGTGTCTCAGCTAGAAGATAAGATAACAGTCATAACAGATTCATCGTTCGTTGAAACACTGTCTCAATTGCAAAAGATGTACCCTGAACTGCTCTGGTCGCAGGAGAAAGACAAAGACAGTGAAGAGTTAATGGCAATGATCGCCAGAGGAGAGATTACTTATACTATCGCCGACTCAACGACATTCGACATCAATCGCCGCTTTATGCCTGAACTAAGAGCCGGGCCCATCTTAAGAGAAAAACAAGCGATCGTCTGGTTACTGCCACCGAATAATAGTGACCGTTTAATGAGTAACTTGCTAACATTTTGGCACAATGAGAAGCGCAGTGGCACCTTAGCCCATCTCAATGAAAAATATTTTGCCCATGTAAAACGTTTTGATTATGTCGATACTCGCGCCTTTCTCCGCGCTATCGATAACAAGTTGCCAAAATATAAAGATAAGTTTCAATATTACGCTGGAGACATCGATTGGCGAAAACTGGCAGCTACGGCTTACCAGGAATCTCACTGGAATCCCAATGCCCGCTCGCCCACAGGTGTAAGAGGCTTGATGATGTTGACATTACCAACCGCAAAACAGGTCGGTATTGCCAACAGACTCGATCCGGAACAAAGCATTAAAGGTGGTGCGAAATATCTGAATGATATTTTAGTTCGCCTGCCTGACTCTATACCAGAAAATCAGCGTATGTGGTTTGCTTTAGCCTCGTACAATATCGGCTATGGTCATGTAGAAGATGCGCGTAAGCTGGCACAATCTATGGGCCTTAACCCCAGTGCATGGCGCGACCTAAAAGAGGTACTGCCGCTGCTGCAAAAACGAAAATACTATAAGCGAACTCGCTATGGCTATGCCAGAGGCAACGAAGCGGTTCATTATGTTGATAGCATTCGACGTTACTACGATACCTTAGTATGGGTTGATAATCAGAATCGGCTGATAGAAGATGCAAACCGTCAAGCCGATGAGACACAAATGGTGGAGCTGACTAATGGTGAGAGCAATGAGTTAGTAGGTGCACAACCGCAGTAA